A single genomic interval of Gossypium raimondii isolate GPD5lz chromosome 11, ASM2569854v1, whole genome shotgun sequence harbors:
- the LOC105761686 gene encoding uncharacterized protein LOC105761686, which yields MADPASTPLGKMLLEEITPVVMVLCTPYVEESCLKNGLSLIQLLSPFCDFTNIDVPVRTASDQPYRLRKFKLRLFYSSDIRQPNLEVAKERLKKVITHVGEKNFLESSDPSQVNNLLSRPESEMLPSWFQFFNKELVRTLSFSDHEAFDHPVACLLVVSSKDDEPVNRFVDLFNTNKLPSLLNDGAMDPKIMKHYLLLHDNQDGPFNKATKLLADMRNAFGQNDCQIICFNSSQDGKIHHQDNPWAPFKSDALPTENLGGFLNLDDLNEIKDFMQELSSKHIIPYMEQKIRVLNQQVSATRKGFRNQIKNLWWRKGKEDTIDTPNGPVYTFNSIESQIRILGDYAFMLGDYELALSNYRLISTDYKLDKAWKRYAGVQEMMGLTYFLLDQSRKDAEYCMENAFNTYLKLGSAGRRNTTRCGLWWAEMLKTRDQLKEAATVYFRICGEDTLHSAVMLEQASFCYLLSKPPMLHKYGFHLVLSGDHYKKCDQIKHAIRTYRSAIPVYKGTTWSLIKDHVHFHIGQWYALLGMYDVAVTHMLEVLASTHQSKTTQELFLRDFLQIVQKTGKTFEVLKLQLPVINISSLKVIFEDQRTNASAAAARVKESLWRSLEEDIIPSSTARSNWLELQSKIMPRKYKESNICVAGEALKVDIEFKNPLQIPISVSSVSLMCELCANPEEDANSSNNEVQNNEDRTSTSSGDINSCLILSEVDFSLEGGETTVVQLTVTPRIEGILKIVGVKWKLSSAVVGLCNFEFNPVNRVVRGRRKQHSPSSDLKFLVIKSLPRLQGFIHSLPEKTYAGDLRPLVLELSNQSKSPVKNLKMKISNPRFLYAGNQKELNADFPACLKKKMNVEKSGRHANVNKTLQNLYHFPEDISVQEETSLSWPLWFHAAVPGNIPLYITIYYEMEGVSSIMKYRTLRMHYNLQVLPSLDVSFQLSTRPSRSQEFLLRMDVVNKTSSECFQVHQLSSVGQQWEISLLQPVDSILPSQSLFAGQSLSCFFMLKDRRRSSTSEDSIPSLSHIQSDVRLGPQDNSEAFFDVSSSPLADFHDCERSSRGMSSQGCEYKVDFVFITQLLKGNSDSSSNTPLVFSHHACDCSPSSMSPISWLVDGPRTIQHNFSAPPCEVNLKMTITNSSDAIASVHINTFDSPSSNNQLINDATTSQPPEHQSGWSEIPIVNDTKIITTEALTTRVPKSLSLESVPQFIWSGTSSTKLVLQPRSTAEIPLQICVFTPGIYDLSNYILNWNLTPVNDGENQGEANKSTGVCQGYPYYLSVLESNFKD from the exons ATGGCGGATCCGGCCAGCACGCCACTTGGAAAAATGCTATTGGAGGAGATCACTCCTGTTGTTATGGTACTCTGTACTCCATACGTAGAAGAATCTTGCCTTAAGAACGGTCTTTCCTTAATTCAATTGCTTTCCCCTTTCTGCGACTTCACCAACATTGACG TGCCTGTAAGGACGGCGAGTGATCAACCCTACAGGCTGAGGAAGTTCAAATTGCGCTTGTTTTACTCCTCAGATATTCGACAACCGAATCTCGAG GTAGCAaaggagaggctaaagaaggTTATTACCCATGTGGGAGAGAAAAATTTTCTCGAATCTTCAGACCCATCTCAAGTTAACAATCTTCTCTCTA GGCCTGAGTCTGAAATGTTACCATCGTGGTTTCAGTTTTTTAACAAAGAGCTTGTACGTACCTTGTCTTTTTCAGATCATGAAGCTTTTGACCATCCTGTGGCAT GCCTTTTGGTTGTGTCGTCGAAGGATGATGAACCCGTAAACAGATTTGTAGACCTCTTTAACACCAACAAATTGCCTTCTCTTCTCAATGACGGTGCAATGGACCCAAAGATAATGAAGCATTACTTACTTTTGCACGATAATCAAGATGGCCCTTTCAATAA GGCTACTAAACTTTTGGCAGACATGAGAAATGCATTTGGACAAAATGACTGTCAAATAATTTGCTTTAACTCTTCTCAAGATGGGAAAATCCATCATCAAGATAATCCTTGGGCTCCATTT AAATCTGATGCTTTACCTACTGAAAATCTTGGTGGTTTCCTCAATCTTGATGACTTAAACGAG ATAAAGGATTTTATGCAAGAATTATCATCTAAACATATCATTCCTTACATGGAACAAAAGATACGTGTGTTGAACCAACAG gtTTCTGCTACAAGGAAAGGTTTTAggaaccaaattaaaaatttgtggTGGAGGAAGGGGAAAGAAGATACAATAGACACCCCTAATGGTCCTGT GTATACCTTTAATTCAATTGAATCCCAGATTAGAATCTTAGGTGACTATGCATTCATGTTAGGAGACTATGAACTTGCACTATCGAATTATCGCCTAATTTCCACCGATTACAAGCTCGATAAAGCCTGGAAGCGCTATGCTGGTGTGCAG GAGATGATGGGGCTTACATACTTCTTGCTTGATCAATCAAGAAAAGACGCAGAGTACTGCATGGAAAATgcatttaatacttattta AAACTTGGATCAGCTGGCCGACGAAATACTACTAGATGTGGTCTCTGGTGGGCAGAGATGCTCAAGACAAGAGATCAGCTTAAAGAAGCTGCTACTGTTTATTTTCGCATTTGTGGTGAG GATACTTTACATTCGGCTGTGATGCTTGAGCAAGCATCTTTTTGCTACTTGTTATCAAAACCACCAATGTTGCATAAATATGGGTTTCATCTTGTTCTCTCTGGTGATCATTACAAAAAATGTGATCAG ATTAAACATGCAATTCGCACATATAGAAGTGCTATTCCTGTTTATAAGGGAACCACTTGGAGTCTCATCAAAGATCACGTTCATTTCCACATTGGACA GTGGTATGCTTTACTTGGCATGTATGATGTTGCTGTCACTCATATGTTGGAGGTCTTGGCCAGCACTCATCAGTCAAAGACAACGCAGGAGCTCTTTCTGAGAGATTTTCTTCAGATTGTCCAG AAAACTGGGAAGACATTTGAGGTGCTCAAACTTCAGTTGCCTGTTATCAACATTTCCTCCCTTAAGGTCATTTTTGAAGATCAGAGAACTAATGCATCTGCTGCAGCT gCTAGAGTCAAAGAAAGTTTATGGCGTTCACTGGAGGAGGACATAATCCCATCGTCTACTGCCAGGTCCAATTGGCTGGAATTACAGTCAAAGATTATGCCAAGAAAGTATAAAGAATCAAATATTTGTGTGGCAGGAG AAGCATTAAAAgtggatattgaatttaaaaaccCTCTACAAATCCCTATTTCTGTCTCAAGTGTTTCTTTGATGTGTGAGCTCTGTGCAAATCCTGAAGAAG ATGCTAATAGTTCGAACAATGAGGTCCAGAATAATGAAGACAGAACATCAACCTCCTCTGG GGATATTAACTCATGTTTGATTTTATCTGAGGTTGACTTTTCCTTAGAAGGGGGTGAAACAACTGTG GTGCAACTAACTGTTACTCCAAGAATAGAAGGCATTCTGAAAATTGTTGGTGTGAAATGGAAATTGTCAAGTGCAGTGGTGGGTTTAtgtaattttgagtttaacCCTGTGAACAGAGTTGTCAGGGGAAGAAGGAAACAGCATTCTCCTAGCAGTGACTTGAAGTTTCTAGTGATTAAG AGTCTACCCAGACTTCAGGGTTTTATTCATTCTTTACCAGAAAAAACCTATGCGGGAGACTTACGGCCTCTTGTGTTGGAACTAAGTAACCAATCAAAATCTCCTGTCAAG AACCTAAAGATGAAGATCAGCAATCCTAGATTTCTATATGCTGGGAACCAAAAGGAGTTGAATGCAGACTTTCCTGCATGCTTAAAAAAGAAGATGAATGTTGAGAAAAGCGGCAGGCATGCTAATGTTAATAAAACATTGCAGAATTTGTATCACTTTCCTGAG GACATATCCGTGCAGGAGGAAACATCATTATCATGGCCTCTTTGGTTTCACGCTGCTGTTCCTGGAAATATTCCTTTGTACATTACAATATATTACGAAATGGAAGGTGTATCAAGCATCATGAAATATCGCACTCTACGCATGCATTATAATTTGCAG GTTTTACCTTCATTGGATGTATCGTTTCAACTTAGTACTCGCCCATCAAGATCGCAAGAGTTCCTCTTGCGCATGGATGTTGTCAACAAGACGAGTTCCGAATGTTTTCAGGTTCATCAGTTGTCGTCTGTTGGGCAGCAATGGGAAATCTCATTGCTTCAACCTGTTGATAGCATCTTACCTTCTCAGTCTTTATTTGCTGGCCAGTCACTTTCGTGTTTCTTCATGCTTAAG GATCGCAGGAGGTCATCAACTTCTGAAGATAGTATTCCTTCTCTTTCACATATTCAAAGTGACGTAAGGTTGGGCCCTCAGGATAACAGTGAAGCCTTCTTTGATGTATCGAGTTCACCTTTGGCCGATTTCCATGACTGTGAAAGATCATCCCGGGGAATGTCATCTCAG GGGTGTGAATATAAAGTTGATTTCGTGTTCATCACTCAACTGCTGAAGGGTAATAGTGATTCCAGTTCTAATACACCACTTGTGTTTTCCCATCATGCTTGTGATTGCAG TCCTTCTAGCATGAGTCCGATATCATGGTTAGTAGACGGACCTCGAACCATTCAACATAACTTCTCGGCTCCTCCATGTGAAGTAAACTTGAAGATGACTATAACCAACTCATCCGATGCCATTGCATCTGTCCATATCAACACCTTTGATTCCCCCAGTAGTAACAACCAACTGATCAACGATGCCACCACATCTCAGCCTCCAGAACACCAATCAGGGTGGTCAGAAATTCCCATCGTGAACGATACAAAGATCATCACAACTGAAGCCCTCACAACCCGTGTTCCCAAATCATTATCCCTCGAAAGTGTCCCCCAATTCATTTGGTCAGGCACAAGCTCCACTAAACTCGTACTTCAACCTCGGTCAACTGCTGAAATCCCTCTTCAGATTTGTGTTTTCACTCCCGGGATATACGACTTATCAAACTACATCTTAAATTGGAACCTTACGCCCGTTAACGATGGAGAAAACCAAGGAGAAGCAAACAAGTCAACCGGAGTTTGCCAAGGATATCCGTATTACCTATCCGTGCTCGAATCTAATTTTAAAGAttag